The Chanodichthys erythropterus isolate Z2021 chromosome 12, ASM2448905v1, whole genome shotgun sequence genome contains a region encoding:
- the si:ch211-196h16.12 gene encoding regulator of G-protein signaling 5 — protein sequence MCKGLSAIPSSCLEKAKGMRVKLSHLAEKQEWVYKHRANEEKLPQDLESLLNSKLGIQAFRWFLRSEFSEENLEFWLACEEYKNSPESKLAGKAQNIYHQFINPDAPHEVNLDSETREALMGLMQEPTTDTFDEAQHRIFSLMAKDSFPRFLRSSYGQQPIRVL from the exons ATGTGTAAGGGGTTGTCTGCCATCCCCTCCTCATGCCTGGAGAA GGCGAAGGGCATGAGGGTCAAGCTATCCCACCTGGCCGAAAAGCAGGAATGGGTTTACAAACACAG agcGAATGAGGAAAAGCTGCCTCAGGACTTGGAGTCTCTGCTCAACAGCAAAC TGGGCATTCAGGCTTTCCGCTGGTTCCTGCGCTCGGAGTTCAGCGAGGAGAACCTGGAGTTCTGGCTGGCGTGTGAAGAATACAAGAACTCGCCAGAATCCAAACTGGCGGGAAAAGCCCAGAACATCTACCACCAGTTCATCAACCCTGACGCTCCTCATGAG GTGAATCTGGACAGCGAGACGCGTGAGGCGTTGATGGGGCTGATGCAGGAGCCCACGACGGACACGTTTGATGAGGCTCAGCACCGCATCTTCTCCCTGATGGCCAAAGACTCATTCCCGCGCTTCCTGCGCTCCTCTTACGGCCAACAGCCTATCAGAGTCCTGTGA